One window from the genome of Macrobrachium rosenbergii isolate ZJJX-2024 chromosome 2, ASM4041242v1, whole genome shotgun sequence encodes:
- the LOC136843302 gene encoding glutathione S-transferase D5-like → MHTWKEPQAEKGKGHESGATWEKEDNHKKKGFNPLPHTHIKTAGLRVGSFDRYLTMRIVSPGELPRRDKTLLIQTPQHRVVLLFVSLGWRRTRDSCGRNSSFATSSTHRRNQQHNQNASRSVLPQDIASVQIRPSDGEGRWTFIEPQKRWTSSKGTNETRILAVNPQHTIPTLVDGHIKLWESRAICSYIASQYGKDDALYPTNPKARCIVDQRLYFEMGTLQPRWHKVYAPLLLQGKESDPADMEKVEEALTWLNDILKEYPWTAGNNMTVADFCLVATVSTMNACGAIDLQKYTRIDKWLQKCSKQMVGYNDVNAPGVEACGEMYKSKVEALKGNEKSDD, encoded by the exons ATGCACACCTGGAAAGAACCGCAGGCAGAGAAAGGCAAAGGTCATGAAAGTGGGGCCACATGGGAGAAGGAGGATAATCACAAGAAgaagggctttaatccacttccccacacacatataaagacagctggactacgcgtcggGTCATTCgacagatacttgacaatgaggattGTTAGTCCtggagagctt CCTCGTCGAGACAAAACACTCCTTATCCAAACGCCACAGCATCGAGTGGTGCTCCTTTTCGTCTCTCTGGGTTGGCGTCGAACGCGAGACTCCTGTGgccgaaattcatcttttgcaacgAGCTCTACACACAGAAGGAATCAG CAGCACAATCAAAATGCCAGTAGATCTGTACTACCACAAGATATCGCCTCCGTGCAGATCCGTCCATCTGACGGCGAAGGCCGTTGGACTTTCATTGAACCTCAAAAGAGGTGGACGTCTTCAAAGGGAACAAATGAAACCAGAATTTTGGCTGTTAATCCACAGCACACCATTCCTACGCTAGTAGATGGACATATCAAGCTGTGGGAGAG CCGTGCCATCTGCAGTTACATAGCCAGTCAGTACGGAAAAGACGACGCCCTTTACCCAACGAACCCAAAGGCCAGATGTATTGTGGACCAAAGACTTTATTTCGAAATGGGGACCCTTCAGCCACGGTGGCATAAGGTTTAT gCTCCATTACTACTACAAGGAAAAGAATCTGATCCTGCTGACATGGAGAAGGTGGAAGAGGCTCTCACATGGCTAAATGACATCCTGAAGGAGTATCCTTGGACAGCTGGTAACAATATGACCGTGGCTGACTTCTGTTTGGTGGCCACGGTATCGACCATGAATGCCTGTGGTGCCATAGATCTGCAGAAATACACCCGGATTGACAAGTGGCTGCAGAAATGCTCGAAGCAGATGGTAGGATACAATGACGTCAATGCCCCGGGAGTCGAAGCTTGTGGTGAAATGTACAAATCAAAAGTAGAAGCTTTAAAAGGCAATGAGAAATCAGATGACTGA